From the Desulfarculaceae bacterium genome, one window contains:
- a CDS encoding dihydroorotase, with the protein MSAPRPILLKGGRLLCPASGLDKKGDLLLAKGRVEAVGSKIDPPKSAKVIDCSGKVVAPGFIDLHVHLREPGQEYKETIASGTAAAAAGGFTAVCCMPNTDPVNDSAAVTEQILERAAKAGSARVYPVGAITPGLAGKALTQMAELKDAGCVAVSDDGHPVSDSRLLRRAMEYASGFDIPVVCHSEEKSLSAGGAMHEGPTSTRLGLPGIPAQAEVIAVERDLALAGLTGARVHICHISCAGSVEALRRAKEAGWAVSGETAPHYLALCDEDVGEYDTHRKMNPPLRSAADREAVRRGLAEGIIDAVATDHAPHSVLEKELEFGLAAFGVTGLETALGIILELVNEGLMSLSQAIERLTASPARILGLPGGSLAKGGPADVCVFDPAAPWVVEPEAMLSMSKNTAFAGRTLPGRAVLTIRGGKVTHQAKE; encoded by the coding sequence ATGAGCGCCCCACGCCCCATATTGCTCAAGGGCGGCCGGCTGCTCTGCCCGGCCAGCGGACTGGATAAAAAAGGCGACCTGCTCCTGGCCAAGGGCCGGGTGGAAGCCGTGGGCAGCAAGATCGACCCGCCCAAGAGCGCCAAGGTCATCGACTGCTCCGGCAAGGTGGTGGCCCCGGGGTTCATCGACCTGCACGTGCATCTGCGCGAACCTGGCCAGGAGTACAAGGAGACCATCGCCAGCGGAACCGCCGCGGCGGCGGCCGGCGGCTTCACCGCCGTGTGCTGCATGCCCAACACCGACCCGGTGAACGACAGCGCGGCGGTGACCGAGCAGATCCTGGAGCGGGCGGCCAAGGCGGGCAGCGCGCGGGTCTACCCGGTGGGGGCCATCACCCCGGGCCTGGCGGGCAAGGCGCTCACTCAGATGGCCGAGCTAAAGGACGCGGGCTGCGTGGCGGTGAGCGACGACGGCCACCCGGTGAGCGACAGCCGCCTCCTGCGCCGAGCCATGGAGTACGCCTCGGGCTTCGACATCCCGGTGGTGTGCCACAGCGAGGAGAAGAGCCTCTCGGCCGGCGGAGCCATGCACGAGGGCCCCACCTCCACCCGCCTGGGCCTGCCGGGCATCCCGGCCCAGGCCGAGGTGATCGCGGTGGAGCGCGACCTGGCCCTGGCCGGGCTCACCGGAGCGCGGGTGCACATCTGCCATATCTCCTGCGCGGGCAGCGTGGAGGCCTTGCGCCGGGCCAAGGAAGCGGGCTGGGCGGTGAGCGGCGAGACCGCGCCGCATTATCTGGCCCTGTGCGACGAGGACGTGGGCGAGTACGACACTCACCGCAAAATGAACCCGCCCCTGCGCTCGGCCGCGGACCGCGAGGCGGTGCGCCGGGGCCTAGCCGAGGGCATCATCGACGCGGTGGCCACGGACCACGCCCCCCACTCGGTCCTGGAAAAAGAACTGGAGTTCGGGCTGGCCGCCTTCGGGGTCACCGGCCTGGAGACCGCCCTGGGCATCATCCTGGAGCTGGTGAACGAAGGCCTTATGTCCCTGAGCCAGGCCATCGAGCGCCTCACCGCCTCCCCGGCCCGCATCCTGGGACTGCCTGGCGGCAGCCTGGCCAAAGGCGGCCCGGCAGACGTGTGCGTGTTCGATCCAGCCGCGCCCTGGGTGGTGGAGCCGGAAGCCATGCTATCGATGTCCAAGAACACCGCCTTTGCCGGCCGCACCCTGCCCGGCCGCGCGGTCTTGACCATCCGCGGCGGCAAGGTGACCCACCAAGCCAAGGAGTAG
- a CDS encoding aspartate carbamoyltransferase catalytic subunit: MSLSRRNLLGLEGVSAEEITTILDTAESLKEISYRPIRKVPTLRGKTIVHFFYEASTRTRTSFELAAKRLSGDTVSLSASTSSLTKGETLIDTAKNLLAMSPDCIVMRHSQSGAPHLLAKHIPISIINAGDGAHEHPSQGLLDMLTIRQAKGHLDGLKVSIIGDITHSRVARSDLIGLTTMGSEVTFYGPRTLIPPAADTLGAKVATCMEEAVEDADVIIMLRVQQERLTDVLFPTLREYAQRFGLGMKQMRAAKKDVVVMHPGPINRGVEMSPEVADGPWSLILDQVANGVAVRMALLYLLIGPEAA, translated from the coding sequence GTGAGCCTGTCGCGCCGCAACCTGCTGGGCCTGGAAGGGGTCTCGGCCGAAGAGATCACCACCATTCTGGATACCGCCGAGTCTCTAAAAGAAATTAGTTACCGGCCCATCCGCAAGGTGCCCACCCTGCGCGGCAAGACCATCGTGCATTTCTTTTACGAGGCCTCCACCCGCACCCGAACCTCCTTCGAGTTGGCCGCCAAGCGCCTGAGCGGGGACACGGTGAGCCTCTCGGCCTCCACCAGCAGCCTGACCAAGGGCGAGACCCTCATCGACACGGCCAAGAACCTTCTGGCCATGAGCCCGGACTGCATCGTGATGCGCCATTCCCAGTCCGGCGCGCCCCATTTGCTGGCCAAGCACATACCCATATCCATCATCAACGCCGGGGACGGGGCCCACGAGCACCCCTCCCAGGGCCTGCTGGACATGCTGACCATTCGCCAGGCCAAGGGCCATCTGGATGGCCTCAAGGTCTCCATCATCGGCGACATCACCCACTCCCGGGTGGCCCGCTCGGACCTCATCGGCCTGACCACCATGGGCAGCGAGGTGACTTTCTACGGACCGCGCACTCTCATTCCCCCGGCGGCGGACACCCTGGGAGCCAAGGTGGCCACCTGCATGGAAGAGGCGGTGGAGGACGCGGACGTGATCATCATGCTCAGGGTGCAGCAGGAGCGCCTCACCGACGTGCTCTTCCCCACCCTGCGCGAGTACGCCCAGCGCTTCGGGTTGGGCATGAAGCAGATGCGCGCCGCCAAGAAAGACGTGGTGGTGATGCATCCCGGGCCCATCAACCGGGGGGTGGAGATGTCCCCCGAAGTGGCCGACGGCCCCTGGTCGCTGATCCTGGATCAGGTGGCCAACGGCGTGGCGGTGCGCATGGCCCTTCTCTACCTCTTGATCGGACCGGAGGCCGCATGA
- a CDS encoding DEAD/DEAH box helicase, translating to MGGKLQKYVASLGRSTHLAGEVVHVEEIPPRPAHYASIDPPLPEGLAGALAAQGITQLYSHQAAALNLVRAGRDVVVATPTASGKSLVYTLPVLERLVADPDGTALFLFPLKALEQDQMAAINHLALSAGLGPVAAIYDGDTPDGQRRKLRQKPPPILISNPDMLHQAVCAFPSAWDNFLARLRYIVIDEVHAYRGVFGSHVSAVLRRLLRLAAKRGSRPGFVLSSATIANPGEHAAALTGREFAPDQVVDFCGAPAAGRLFALVNPGGAASTTASHLVATAVKRGLATICFTKSRIHTELIHTWVTRAHPELKDLVAGYRAGFLPEERRQIEHDLSAGRLAGVITTSALEMGIDIGGLDLCVLVGYPGSQINTWQRGGRVGRAGRDSAVVLVAKPDALDQWLISHPAEFFARPVESAVLDTANPQILSKHLICAAAEEPLAADDEFFHPSEHPEALARASQDGQLLLDAEGTRYFTPRKRPQREVDLRGAGESLAILDHQGKVVGSFDGVRVYKEGYPGAIYLHRGRTYQVKELDLEHKKVRVAPVRVDYYTHARSEKETEILEETGRRPVANFLVHQGRLKVTEQVTGYERRRLSGGDLMGVYPLDLPELTFETHGLWIDIEDLLRAALEKAGRHFMGSIHALEHAAISMFPLFALCDRDDIGGISIPLHPQTGKAAVFIYDGVPGGVGLAEKGFDIIEELLERVVELLDHCACEDGCPACVFSPKCGSGNKPLDKAGSLHLTRLLLGQEELVQVEVEPEARPMITPPKDQGRDAPLSFGVFDLETQKLAAQVGGWGNTHLMRVSVGVLYDSEAGECIAYQEKQVPQLIKRLNELELVIGFNQMRFDYGVLSGYTGEDLRRLPNLDLLLEVQEALGHRLSLDALAGATLGAAKTADGLQAVEWWNEGRMEELTAYCQADVELTRDLFLFGQREGYLLYERKGGERLRIPVDWSWRAIRDKLGL from the coding sequence ATGGGCGGCAAGCTGCAAAAATACGTGGCGTCCCTGGGTCGGAGCACCCACCTGGCCGGCGAGGTGGTGCACGTGGAGGAGATACCTCCCCGCCCGGCCCATTACGCGAGTATCGACCCGCCCCTGCCCGAGGGCCTGGCCGGGGCCTTGGCCGCCCAGGGCATAACGCAGCTCTACTCCCACCAGGCAGCCGCGCTGAACCTGGTGCGCGCGGGCCGCGACGTGGTGGTGGCCACCCCCACCGCCTCGGGCAAGAGCCTGGTCTATACCCTGCCGGTGCTGGAGCGTCTGGTCGCTGATCCGGACGGCACCGCCCTGTTCCTGTTCCCTTTGAAGGCCCTGGAGCAGGACCAGATGGCCGCGATCAACCACCTGGCCCTTAGCGCGGGCCTGGGGCCGGTGGCTGCCATCTACGACGGCGACACCCCGGACGGTCAGCGCCGCAAGCTCCGGCAAAAGCCGCCGCCCATCCTGATTTCCAACCCGGACATGCTGCACCAGGCGGTGTGCGCCTTCCCCTCGGCCTGGGACAATTTCCTCGCGCGGCTCCGCTACATCGTCATCGACGAGGTGCACGCCTATCGCGGGGTGTTCGGCAGCCACGTCTCGGCGGTGTTGCGGCGGCTGCTGCGCCTGGCCGCCAAGCGGGGCAGCCGCCCGGGCTTCGTGCTCTCTTCGGCCACCATCGCCAACCCCGGCGAGCACGCGGCTGCCCTAACCGGCCGGGAGTTCGCGCCGGACCAGGTGGTGGACTTCTGCGGCGCGCCGGCGGCCGGGCGCTTATTTGCCTTGGTGAACCCCGGCGGGGCCGCCTCCACCACGGCCAGCCATCTGGTGGCCACGGCGGTAAAGCGGGGCCTGGCCACCATCTGCTTCACCAAGAGCCGCATCCATACCGAGTTGATCCACACCTGGGTCACCCGGGCGCATCCCGAGCTCAAGGACCTGGTGGCAGGCTACCGGGCCGGGTTCCTTCCCGAGGAGCGGCGGCAGATCGAGCATGACCTTTCTGCGGGCCGTCTGGCCGGGGTGATCACCACCAGCGCCCTGGAGATGGGCATCGACATCGGCGGCCTGGATTTGTGTGTGTTGGTGGGCTATCCCGGCTCGCAGATAAACACCTGGCAGCGGGGCGGCCGGGTGGGGCGGGCCGGGCGCGACAGCGCGGTGGTGCTGGTGGCCAAGCCCGACGCCCTGGACCAGTGGCTCATCTCCCACCCGGCCGAGTTCTTCGCCCGGCCGGTGGAATCGGCGGTGCTGGACACGGCCAACCCCCAGATACTCAGCAAGCACCTGATCTGCGCGGCTGCCGAGGAGCCTCTGGCCGCGGACGACGAGTTTTTCCACCCCAGCGAGCACCCCGAGGCCCTGGCCCGGGCCAGCCAGGACGGGCAACTGTTGCTGGACGCGGAGGGGACACGCTATTTCACCCCGCGCAAGCGGCCCCAGCGCGAGGTGGACCTGCGCGGCGCGGGCGAGTCTCTGGCCATCCTGGACCACCAGGGCAAGGTGGTGGGCTCCTTTGATGGGGTGCGGGTGTACAAGGAGGGCTATCCCGGAGCCATCTACTTGCACCGGGGGCGCACCTATCAGGTCAAGGAGCTGGACCTGGAGCACAAGAAGGTGCGGGTGGCTCCGGTCAGGGTCGACTACTACACCCACGCGCGCAGCGAAAAAGAGACCGAGATTCTGGAAGAGACCGGCCGCCGGCCCGTGGCCAACTTCCTGGTGCACCAGGGGCGGCTCAAGGTTACCGAGCAGGTGACCGGGTACGAACGGCGGCGGCTCTCGGGCGGGGACCTCATGGGGGTCTATCCCCTGGACCTGCCCGAGCTGACCTTTGAGACCCACGGCCTGTGGATCGACATCGAGGACCTGTTGCGCGCGGCCCTGGAAAAGGCGGGCCGCCACTTCATGGGCTCCATCCACGCCCTGGAGCACGCGGCCATCAGCATGTTCCCCCTGTTCGCCCTGTGCGACCGCGACGACATCGGGGGCATCTCCATCCCCCTGCACCCCCAGACCGGCAAGGCGGCGGTGTTCATCTACGACGGGGTGCCCGGAGGGGTGGGCCTGGCCGAAAAGGGCTTTGACATCATCGAGGAGCTTCTGGAGCGGGTGGTGGAGCTGTTGGACCACTGCGCCTGCGAGGACGGCTGCCCGGCCTGTGTGTTCAGCCCCAAGTGCGGCTCGGGCAACAAGCCCCTGGACAAGGCGGGCTCCTTGCACCTGACCCGCCTGCTGCTGGGCCAGGAGGAGCTTGTGCAGGTGGAGGTGGAGCCCGAGGCCCGGCCCATGATCACCCCGCCCAAGGACCAGGGCCGCGACGCGCCGCTGAGCTTCGGGGTGTTCGACCTGGAGACCCAGAAGCTGGCCGCCCAGGTGGGGGGCTGGGGCAACACCCACCTCATGCGCGTCAGCGTGGGGGTGCTCTACGACTCCGAAGCCGGCGAGTGCATCGCGTACCAGGAAAAGCAGGTGCCCCAGCTCATCAAGCGTCTAAACGAGTTGGAGCTGGTCATCGGGTTCAACCAGATGCGCTTCGACTACGGGGTGCTCTCGGGCTACACCGGCGAGGATCTGCGCCGCCTGCCCAATCTGGACCTGCTCCTGGAGGTGCAGGAGGCCCTGGGGCATCGCCTGAGCCTGGACGCCCTGGCCGGGGCCACCCTGGGCGCGGCCAAGACGGCGGACGGCTTGCAAGCGGTGGAGTGGTGGAACGAAGGGCGCATGGAGGAGCTGACCGCCTATTGCCAGGCCGACGTGGAGCTGACCCGCGATTTGTTCCTTTTCGGCCAGCGCGAGGGCTATCTGCTCTATGAGCGCAAGGGCGGCGAGCGTTTGCGCATCCCGGTGGACTGGTCCTGGCGGGCCATCCGTGACAAGCTGGGGCTGTGA
- a CDS encoding carotenoid biosynthesis protein: protein MTSTAKKSSGLIIAGWLILAAFILLRCLTGGSQAELVVKLGPFLFLALLVGFALLHGIALYGGKNFAVFLAIAFVVSWLYENCSIITGFPFGHYYYTAVLGPKLWHVPVFIMGAYAAVGYLAWTLAQVLLGNYQSPLQGKNLFFAPLVASFVMVLWDVCLDPVKATIAKQWIWEQGGPYFGIPLTNYAGWFLCVYTIFQLFAWYMRGKNTPSRHDLFGQRSFWLLPGFMYGTILLELPFLALTRPNKTVTSMDHQQWWTADIYGSMTLIWVFTMIFVTVLSTFKIMDQVKDATASRN from the coding sequence ATGACAAGCACCGCGAAAAAGTCAAGCGGTCTGATCATTGCGGGATGGCTGATCCTGGCGGCTTTCATCCTGTTGCGCTGCCTCACGGGCGGCAGCCAGGCGGAGCTCGTGGTCAAGCTGGGGCCGTTTTTGTTCCTGGCCCTGCTGGTGGGCTTTGCCCTGTTGCACGGCATAGCCCTCTATGGCGGCAAGAACTTCGCGGTGTTCCTGGCCATCGCCTTTGTGGTGAGCTGGCTCTATGAAAATTGCAGCATCATAACCGGCTTCCCCTTTGGCCATTACTATTACACCGCCGTGCTGGGCCCCAAGCTCTGGCACGTGCCGGTGTTCATCATGGGGGCCTACGCGGCGGTGGGCTATCTGGCCTGGACCCTGGCCCAGGTATTGCTGGGCAACTACCAGAGCCCCTTGCAGGGCAAGAACCTGTTCTTCGCGCCCCTGGTGGCCAGCTTTGTCATGGTGCTGTGGGACGTCTGCCTGGACCCGGTCAAGGCGACCATCGCCAAGCAATGGATTTGGGAGCAGGGCGGGCCTTACTTTGGTATTCCCCTGACCAATTACGCTGGTTGGTTCCTGTGCGTTTACACGATTTTCCAGTTGTTCGCCTGGTACATGCGGGGCAAGAATACGCCGTCGCGCCATGATTTGTTTGGCCAACGCTCCTTTTGGCTGCTGCCGGGATTCATGTACGGAACCATCTTGCTGGAGCTGCCCTTTTTGGCCCTGACCCGGCCCAACAAGACAGTCACCTCCATGGACCATCAGCAATGGTGGACCGCGGACATATATGGGAGTATGACCTTAATTTGGGTGTTCACCATGATTTTCGTGACTGTGCTGAGCACGTTCAAGATCATGGATCAGGTCAAGGATGCAACGGCATCACGGAATTAA
- a CDS encoding class I SAM-dependent methyltransferase, translated as MQDREIKPEEIIEALCAMHQGLPRGGPGSDDYTRRALSRLEDLPTSPRVLDIGCGPGKQTLVLAEELGVSVMAVDFYRPFLDQLEADAEQRGLAGLVRAVHGDMQQLEFAPASWDLIWCEGAIFILGFAKGLRMWRPWLAPGGYVVVSECSWLRPNPPREIAQFWDQMYPEIGQIQDDLEVIRSAGYEVVDHFIQAPSAWWDNYFGPLSARIDELSKQGGNDPALELVMQRSRHEMELYRRYQDWYSNVFYVMRAI; from the coding sequence ATGCAAGACAGAGAGATTAAGCCAGAGGAGATAATAGAAGCGCTTTGCGCCATGCACCAAGGCCTGCCCCGGGGCGGGCCGGGTAGCGACGACTACACCAGGCGGGCCCTGAGCAGGCTGGAGGACCTTCCAACCTCGCCACGGGTCCTGGACATAGGCTGCGGGCCGGGCAAGCAGACCTTGGTTTTGGCCGAGGAGCTGGGCGTGTCGGTAATGGCGGTGGATTTTTACCGCCCCTTTCTGGACCAGCTGGAGGCGGACGCCGAGCAGCGGGGCCTGGCCGGGCTGGTGCGGGCCGTGCATGGAGACATGCAGCAACTGGAGTTTGCCCCGGCCAGTTGGGACCTGATCTGGTGCGAAGGGGCCATATTTATCCTGGGATTCGCCAAGGGGCTGCGCATGTGGCGGCCCTGGCTGGCTCCAGGCGGCTATGTGGTGGTGAGCGAGTGCTCCTGGCTGCGGCCCAACCCGCCCCGGGAGATAGCCCAGTTTTGGGACCAGATGTACCCGGAGATCGGCCAGATCCAGGATGACCTGGAGGTGATCCGCTCCGCCGGCTATGAGGTGGTGGATCACTTCATCCAGGCCCCCTCGGCCTGGTGGGATAATTACTTCGGCCCCCTGTCGGCCCGCATCGACGAGCTGAGCAAGCAGGGGGGCAATGACCCGGCCCTGGAGCTGGTTATGCAGCGGTCCCGTCATGAGATGGAGCTGTATCGCCGGTATCAGGATTGGTACAGCAACGTGTTCTATGTGATGCGGGCCATTTAG
- a CDS encoding DUF89 family protein, which produces MSQSLIPGEQCAACLQGLIEATITGSNLEPVAEEALRAEIAAYTQDALERGLAPAQVASGFFALARERSGVDDPFTQKKAADFAAAQEAAAKLGDQPDTFSARARVAILGNAIDHFFLADTSRLWEEGGGLELGRDDLARAEMHLRPGASVVILADNCGEQSFDRLLVEHLENRGCAVSYVVKSGPAQNDLTLADLAAANQAHGLGEVLAWSPAAVGLDPHAMPPRLEDLLDEADLVIAKGMGHYETLAVAGGMLERGAAPWHLLLLFLAKCDAIARSAGAGKGQGVALYLPAA; this is translated from the coding sequence ATGTCCCAGTCTTTGATCCCAGGGGAACAATGCGCCGCCTGCCTGCAGGGGCTCATCGAGGCCACCATTACCGGCTCCAACCTGGAGCCCGTGGCCGAAGAGGCCCTGCGCGCCGAGATCGCGGCCTACACCCAAGACGCCCTGGAGAGGGGACTGGCCCCGGCCCAGGTGGCCAGCGGTTTCTTTGCCCTGGCCCGGGAGCGCTCCGGGGTGGACGATCCCTTCACCCAGAAAAAGGCGGCTGACTTCGCGGCGGCCCAGGAAGCGGCGGCCAAGCTGGGCGACCAGCCAGACACCTTTTCGGCCCGCGCCCGGGTGGCCATCCTGGGCAACGCCATCGACCATTTCTTCCTGGCCGATACCAGCCGGCTGTGGGAAGAGGGCGGGGGCCTGGAGCTGGGGCGCGACGACCTGGCCCGGGCGGAGATGCATCTGCGCCCCGGCGCCTCGGTGGTGATCCTGGCCGACAACTGCGGGGAGCAGTCCTTCGACCGTCTGCTGGTGGAGCATTTGGAGAACCGGGGCTGCGCGGTGTCCTATGTGGTGAAAAGCGGCCCGGCCCAGAACGACCTGACCCTGGCCGACCTGGCCGCGGCCAACCAGGCTCACGGCCTGGGCGAGGTGCTGGCCTGGAGCCCGGCCGCGGTGGGACTGGACCCGCATGCAATGCCGCCGCGTTTGGAAGACCTGCTGGACGAGGCGGACCTGGTCATCGCCAAAGGCATGGGGCACTACGAGACCCTGGCCGTGGCCGGGGGCATGCTGGAACGCGGCGCGGCTCCCTGGCACCTGCTGTTGTTGTTCCTGGCCAAATGCGACGCCATCGCGCGGAGCGCGGGCGCGGGCAAGGGGCAGGGCGTGGCCCTGTATCTGCCGGCCGCTTGA